A window of the Lolium perenne isolate Kyuss_39 chromosome 7, Kyuss_2.0, whole genome shotgun sequence genome harbors these coding sequences:
- the LOC127313897 gene encoding protein DETOXIFICATION 16-like isoform X2 yields the protein MLFSCISWENLIGLSSALDTFCGQAFGAKEEASVGVHTQRAMLVLITICVPVSVMWNFTEPILIFIRQNRDVSTEAASYIRWLIPGLFGYALVQCQTRFLNNQRVVVPLMLSSLICSVLNVPLCWLLVFKSPFANKGAAMALSISYWFNAIFLALYIRFSHTCKATWKGFSRDAFHHVSQFLKLAASSALMLCLRFWSLELLVLLSGILPDPKLETSAFSITRNTSSIVTMIAFGLSSSVSIRVSNELGAGRPKEARKVILIALFIATSEGLSMSLLLVLLRNIWGKLYSNETKVVKYVANILPLVAICHIVDSIQCLFSGTLRGCGLQKKGAIIILGTTYIIGVPLSVVLGFVVHMRAKGFWIGFIIALCVQDLIFGMAFLCIDWENLAAKAKERVHISISQKENVYNREGETDIGQLQGIRST from the exons ATGCTATTTTCATGCATTAGCTGGGAGAACCTG ATTGGACTGAGCAGTGCACTAGACACATTCTGCGGTCAAGCTTTCGGTGCAAAAGAAGAAGCTTCTGTTGGTGTACACACGCAGAGAGCTATGCTAGTGTTAATAACCATCTGCGTTCCAGTGTCAGTAATGTGGAATTTTACAGAGCCTATACTGATATTCATTCGACAAAATCGTGATGTTTCTACCGAGGCCGCATCCTACATCCGATGGCTGATCCCAGGACTATTTGGTTACGCACTCGTTCAATGCCAGACTAGATTCCTGAACAATCAACGAGTAGTGGTTCCCTTGATGCTTAGCTCATTGATCTGTTCAGTGCTCAACGTACCGTTGTGCTGGCTTCTTGTTTTCAAGTCTCCTTTTGCAAACAAGGGTGCTGCCATGGCTCTCTCTATCTCATATTGGTTCAATGCTATCTTTCTTGCACTTTACATCAGATTTTCACACACTTGTAAGGCAACATGGAAAGGGTTTTCGAGGGATGCCTTCCACCATGTGTCTCAGTTCCTCAAGCTTGCTGCCTCGTCAGCATTGATGCTATG TTTAAGATTCTGGTCGTTGGAGCTTCTAGTGCTTCTTTCTGGTATTCTCCCGGACCCAAAACTCGAAACTTCAGCATTCTCGATTAC GCGTAATACTTCATCAATCGTTACCATGATCGCCTTTGGTTTGAGCAGTTCTGTCAG CATACGTGTATCAAACGAGTTGGGTGCTGGTCGTCCAAAAGAAGCGCGCAAAGTTATATTAATAGCTTTGTTTATAGCTACCTCTGAAGGCTTGAGCATGTCCTTACTTCTAGTCTTGTTAAGAAATATATGGGGAAAGCTTTATAGCAACGAAACCAAAGTTGTGAAGTATGTGGCCAATATATTGCCTTTGGTCGCCATTTGCCATATTGTTGATTCAATACAGTGCTTGTTTTCAG GTACATTAAGGGGATGTGGTTTGCAAAAGAAAGGTGCAATAATAATTTTAGGAACAACGTACATAATTGGCGTCCCTCTTTCAGTTGTTTTGGGATTTGTTGTTCATATGAGAGCGAAG GGCTTTTGGATCGGGTTCATCATCGCATTGTGCGTTCAAGATTTGATATTCGGAATGGCATTTTTATGCATTGATTGGGAGAACCTG GCTGCAAAAGCTAAAGAGAGAGTACATATTTCCATCTCGCAAAAAGAGAACGTCTACAATAGAGAGGGTGAGACAGATATAGGGCAACTTCAAGGTATAAGGAGCACGTAA
- the LOC127313897 gene encoding protein DETOXIFICATION 16-like isoform X1, translating into MEVGDALDEMKRQLKLGLPISFTNVLNTSLLFVSLMFVGHLSDSEHVFAGTALATSFSFVTGFSIMIGLSSALDTFCGQAFGAKEEASVGVHTQRAMLVLITICVPVSVMWNFTEPILIFIRQNRDVSTEAASYIRWLIPGLFGYALVQCQTRFLNNQRVVVPLMLSSLICSVLNVPLCWLLVFKSPFANKGAAMALSISYWFNAIFLALYIRFSHTCKATWKGFSRDAFHHVSQFLKLAASSALMLCLRFWSLELLVLLSGILPDPKLETSAFSITRNTSSIVTMIAFGLSSSVSIRVSNELGAGRPKEARKVILIALFIATSEGLSMSLLLVLLRNIWGKLYSNETKVVKYVANILPLVAICHIVDSIQCLFSGTLRGCGLQKKGAIIILGTTYIIGVPLSVVLGFVVHMRAKGFWIGFIIALCVQDLIFGMAFLCIDWENLAAKAKERVHISISQKENVYNREGETDIGQLQGIRST; encoded by the exons ATGGAGGTAGGAGATGCACTAGACGAGATGAAGAGGCAGTTGAAGCTCGGGTTGCCAATTTCCTTCACGAATGTGCTCAACACGAGCCTCCTATTCGTGTCTCTCATGTTCGTCGGTCACCTGAGCGACAGCGAGCACGTCTTCGCCGGCACAGCGTTGGCCACCAGCTTTTCTTTTGTCACTGGATTCAGCATAATG ATTGGACTGAGCAGTGCACTAGACACATTCTGCGGTCAAGCTTTCGGTGCAAAAGAAGAAGCTTCTGTTGGTGTACACACGCAGAGAGCTATGCTAGTGTTAATAACCATCTGCGTTCCAGTGTCAGTAATGTGGAATTTTACAGAGCCTATACTGATATTCATTCGACAAAATCGTGATGTTTCTACCGAGGCCGCATCCTACATCCGATGGCTGATCCCAGGACTATTTGGTTACGCACTCGTTCAATGCCAGACTAGATTCCTGAACAATCAACGAGTAGTGGTTCCCTTGATGCTTAGCTCATTGATCTGTTCAGTGCTCAACGTACCGTTGTGCTGGCTTCTTGTTTTCAAGTCTCCTTTTGCAAACAAGGGTGCTGCCATGGCTCTCTCTATCTCATATTGGTTCAATGCTATCTTTCTTGCACTTTACATCAGATTTTCACACACTTGTAAGGCAACATGGAAAGGGTTTTCGAGGGATGCCTTCCACCATGTGTCTCAGTTCCTCAAGCTTGCTGCCTCGTCAGCATTGATGCTATG TTTAAGATTCTGGTCGTTGGAGCTTCTAGTGCTTCTTTCTGGTATTCTCCCGGACCCAAAACTCGAAACTTCAGCATTCTCGATTAC GCGTAATACTTCATCAATCGTTACCATGATCGCCTTTGGTTTGAGCAGTTCTGTCAG CATACGTGTATCAAACGAGTTGGGTGCTGGTCGTCCAAAAGAAGCGCGCAAAGTTATATTAATAGCTTTGTTTATAGCTACCTCTGAAGGCTTGAGCATGTCCTTACTTCTAGTCTTGTTAAGAAATATATGGGGAAAGCTTTATAGCAACGAAACCAAAGTTGTGAAGTATGTGGCCAATATATTGCCTTTGGTCGCCATTTGCCATATTGTTGATTCAATACAGTGCTTGTTTTCAG GTACATTAAGGGGATGTGGTTTGCAAAAGAAAGGTGCAATAATAATTTTAGGAACAACGTACATAATTGGCGTCCCTCTTTCAGTTGTTTTGGGATTTGTTGTTCATATGAGAGCGAAG GGCTTTTGGATCGGGTTCATCATCGCATTGTGCGTTCAAGATTTGATATTCGGAATGGCATTTTTATGCATTGATTGGGAGAACCTG GCTGCAAAAGCTAAAGAGAGAGTACATATTTCCATCTCGCAAAAAGAGAACGTCTACAATAGAGAGGGTGAGACAGATATAGGGCAACTTCAAGGTATAAGGAGCACGTAA